GATTACCAAAAATATTAATACCTACAACTGCCGGAACAGGAAGTGAAGTGACACGTGTATCAGTATTTACAAAAGGGAATACTAAAGTATCAGTATATAGTGATTATTTATTTGCTGATGTAGCTATAGTTGATCCACTTGTAACAATTTCTTTACCGCCTCATTTAACTGCTTCTACAGGTTTTGATGCATTAAGTCATGCAATAGAAGCATATATGTCCCTTAGTGGAAATATTTTGACAGATACTATTTCATTAAAAGTTATAGAAATTATTTCAAAATATTTAAGAAAAGCATATTTTAATGGAGATGATATTGAAGCTAGATATTATATGTCCATTGCTGCTACAATGGCTGGGATATGTATTGCAAATGCTATGGCGTGTTTAGGGCATGCTATAGGATTAGTTTTAGGAGCAAAATATCATTTATCACATGGAGTTTCATGCGCATTAGCTCTTCCATATACTATAGAATATAATTCTATAGTTTTAAATGAAAAAATTTTCAATATAGCAAAAGCTTTAGGTGAAGAAACTAATGGTTCTTTAGAAGAAATTTCAATGAAAGTAGTAAATTCTATAAAGAAGCTTATGAAAGATGTTGGATTACCAATAAGCTTAAAAGAAATTAAAGGAGCATCTATAGAAGATATCCCAGAATTGGCTCAAGAAACAATTAAAATTAAAAGATTACTTATACTTAATCCTCGTAAGGTAAGTTATGAAGATACCATTAAAATATTTAATAAAATGTTTGAAGTAAATTAAATTTTTTTAAAAAAAAGGTTTCGTAAGCTAAAATCATCTTTTTAGCTTAAACTTCAGGTTACGAGCTACAATTCCAGCTTCAGAAGCATTATTAGTAGAGAAAATTATTCTTAAATTTGCTACTTCAGTTTTAAATCCACAAAACTTACATTTAAAAATTTTCTTAGCTATTATAACTTGAACATTATTACAAGATGGGCAAATAACAACTTTATAATTCAACGATTTCATAAAAATACTTGAAAAACTTTTTAATTAACTTTCCACTAATGATACAAGTCCTCCTGCTACTCCTAGAATACTTCCTATAAAGAAGCCACCTCCAATAAAAAGACCAATTAATGAAATAAGCATTATTATAAAAGAACCTAAGGTAGGGTGCTTCGATTTAATTATCAATATAATAGATGCTATCATTAATGCAATTATCATAAGTAAAGCAAAAATCATGTAACTAGTACTCATAAGTAAAGTTTTTTCAAGAAATAAAGATTGATATTCAATAAAAAATATTTGTAAAAAGAATAAAATTATTGAAGATGAAATTAATGTTAATGAATTTTTAGGGTATTTTTTAATAGTTGGAGGAGCATATTCAACAGTTTCGACATCTTTAGGATAATCTTCTGGACATAAAGTAAGATCTTCAAATTTTTTTGCACAATCTTTACATAATAATCTATCACATGCATCACATTTTGCAACAGCTTCTATTTTAGGATGAAAGAAACATACTTTTAAAGGAATTTTAGGAGATTTTTCAATAATTGACGCTTCAATTTCTTTTATTTTAGTTTCTTCAAAAACTTTTCTTAAAGGAGTATTACAATTAAAACAGTAATTAATTATCTTTTTACATGAATCACATATTATACTATCTTTTGTAAGAGAATGCCCACAATTAGGACAAAAAGAAGTATTAATACCACATGAAGGACAAACAACCAATAAAATACACCAATCCTTTAATTTTCAAAATATATTTAAAATTCTAATAATTTAAATTTTATGCTTTTTTCCTTTTATTTCTAAAAATATTTTAAATTTCTAATATCTATTTAAATTAGAAAAATGAAGGTTATTGGAATAGACCTTGCAGGAACAGAGAATAGGCCTACAGGATTTTGTATAATGGATGATAAAATGAATGTAATAACGAAAATACTTTATAAAGATAGAGAAATTATTAAAAACATTCTAAAAGAAAATCCTAAAATTGTTGCAATAGATGCTCCATTAAGTCTTCCAAAAGGTAGAAAATCATTAAAACAAAAATCTAATATACATTTAAGAGAATGCGATAGAGAATTATTAAGAAATAAGATTAAGTTTTTTCCAATTACTTTAGGACCAATGCGAAAACTTACTGAGAGGGGAATAAGATTAAAAAAAATATTAAATAAAAAAGGTTTTGAAGTAATAGAAGTATATCCAGGTGGAGCGCAAGATTTATTAAAAATACCTAGAAAAAGTAAAAGCATAGAAGGACTTAGAAAAGGATTAGAGAAACTTGGAATAAAAGGATTATTAGAAAATATGACAGATCATGAGTTAGATGCTGTTACTTCAGCTTTTACAGCAAAACTTTACCTTGAAAAAAAATATATCGCTTATGGAGATAATGATGAGGGAGTTATTATAATGCCAAAATTATGAGATTACCAAAAAACTGTTTCGGTTTTTTCTCCTTTTAATACTGCTTCAGTTTCTTCAGGATCTAATGTTTTTCTTATCCCAATTTTATAATGCCAATCAAAGCAACAATATCTAACCAATTTTATTTTTTTCCCTTTTATTTCTTCAGGTATAGATAATTCTGGTGTACGCTTAGAAAAATTTGTTAATTCTAACGTGAAAATACATTTCTCCCATTCATTACCTTCTTCATCTATTTTCTTCTCACCAGTTTTATCAATGGATAAAACTATTCCTTGAAGCCTAGGCCTTTTATCTTCAATTACCATACCAAATCACAATTAAAGTTTAATTTATTTCAACTTAATAAGTTTTTTACCTTTTTCTTGAGGGATAATTTTAACTTCGGGATTTTCAAAATTTTTATTAAGTTCTTCTCCCATAAAAAATTTATCTAAAAAAATTGCTAATGCTGCAACTTCTGAATGAGGCTGATTTGTTATAGCTATATTCCAATCTGCTAATTTATAAACTTCAGATGGTACTTTTTCAGAACCTATTACAATAAGTAAATCTTCATTACATTTCCTAATTTCATCAATCTTATTTTGAATAGGAATACCATACATTGTTAAATGAACTATTTTTCCATTCCAATTTTTTAATATTTTCCTCCAA
This genomic stretch from Nitrososphaerota archaeon harbors:
- a CDS encoding iron-containing alcohol dehydrogenase, whose protein sequence is INMNWIEQLKEIHPLFKIYSLKMPKKIIFGLNSLEKITEEAKNMGGKKALLITDKNLEKTNLVKNVIQYLEKAGYNIEVFSEVEPEPKLEKSEGIKNIVEGKNFDLIVGFGGGSVLDTAKIASILATNPGKIEDYLGFDLVKKPGLPKILIPTTAGTGSEVTRVSVFTKGNTKVSVYSDYLFADVAIVDPLVTISLPPHLTASTGFDALSHAIEAYMSLSGNILTDTISLKVIEIISKYLRKAYFNGDDIEARYYMSIAATMAGICIANAMACLGHAIGLVLGAKYHLSHGVSCALALPYTIEYNSIVLNEKIFNIAKALGEETNGSLEEISMKVVNSIKKLMKDVGLPISLKEIKGASIEDIPELAQETIKIKRLLILNPRKVSYEDTIKIFNKMFEVN
- a CDS encoding DUF429 domain-containing protein is translated as MKVIGIDLAGTENRPTGFCIMDDKMNVITKILYKDREIIKNILKENPKIVAIDAPLSLPKGRKSLKQKSNIHLRECDRELLRNKIKFFPITLGPMRKLTERGIRLKKILNKKGFEVIEVYPGGAQDLLKIPRKSKSIEGLRKGLEKLGIKGLLENMTDHELDAVTSAFTAKLYLEKKYIAYGDNDEGVIIMPKL
- a CDS encoding tRNA (cytidine(56)-2'-O)-methyltransferase — protein: MKIFVLRLGHRKIRDERISTHCGLVARALGANGIIYSGEKDDGIIDSVKKVVKKWGGNFEVSYEENWRKILKNWNGKIVHLTMYGIPIQNKIDEIRKCNEDLLIVIGSEKVPSEVYKLADWNIAITNQPHSEVAALAIFLDKFFMGEELNKNFENPEVKIIPQEKGKKLIKLK